In the Thauera sedimentorum genome, one interval contains:
- the moaE gene encoding molybdopterin synthase catalytic subunit MoaE: MSVSVQEADFDVGAEIAALSAGRPEVGAVASFVGLVRDSGYGKAVQAMTLEHYPGMTEASLAEIVAQAGQRWRLLGVRVIHRYGRLLPCDRIVFVGVASAHRGDAFAACEFIMDYLKTRAPFWKREETPEGAHWVDARESDDEAAARWGDEESWDAIDQRR; this comes from the coding sequence ATGTCGGTGAGCGTTCAGGAAGCGGATTTCGACGTCGGTGCGGAGATCGCCGCGCTGTCCGCCGGGCGTCCGGAGGTGGGGGCGGTGGCGAGCTTCGTCGGCCTGGTGCGCGACAGCGGGTACGGCAAAGCGGTCCAGGCGATGACCCTGGAGCACTACCCGGGCATGACCGAAGCCTCGCTCGCCGAGATCGTCGCCCAGGCCGGTCAGCGCTGGCGGCTGCTGGGCGTGCGGGTCATCCATCGCTACGGCCGTCTGCTGCCCTGCGACCGCATCGTCTTCGTCGGCGTCGCCAGCGCGCACCGCGGCGACGCCTTCGCGGCCTGCGAGTTCATCATGGACTACCTCAAGACCCGCGCGCCGTTCTGGAAGCGCGAGGAAACGCCGGAAGGGGCGCACTGGGTCGATGCGCGCGAGAGCGACGACGAGGCCGCGGCGCGCTGGGGCGACGAGGAATCCTGGGACGCGATCGACCAGCGGCGCTAA
- the moaD gene encoding molybdopterin converting factor subunit 1, which translates to MKELNILYFASLREAVGRASESLPLPEGVNTVGALREHLAARGEGWVALAAGRNVRAAVNQRMAGGDAPLAAGDEIAFFPPVTGG; encoded by the coding sequence ATGAAAGAACTGAACATCCTCTATTTCGCCAGCCTGCGCGAAGCGGTCGGCCGCGCCAGCGAAAGCCTGCCCCTGCCCGAAGGCGTGAACACGGTGGGTGCGCTGCGCGAACACCTGGCCGCGCGTGGCGAGGGCTGGGTCGCGCTGGCCGCCGGCCGCAACGTGCGGGCTGCGGTGAACCAGCGCATGGCCGGTGGCGACGCGCCGCTGGCGGCGGGCGACGAGATCGCCTTCTTTCCGCCGGTGACCGGGGGCTGA